The Halorubrum salinarum region GTCGATCTTTCGGGCGGCGTACCGGCGGGGCTGCTCGTCGTCGGTGACGTCGACGACGCCGGCATCGACGAGCCGATTGACGTAGCTGTAGGCCGTCCCTTGGGCGAGTTCGAGGTCGTCCATCACGTCCTGGACGGTCGCTTCTCCCTCCCGAGCGAGGTACGCGTACAGCTGGGCGAGCTGTGGCTCCTCGAGGAGGTCGGCGACCGAGAGGAAATCCTGGACGATGTCGCCGTCGGCGCGATTTGAAGTGCGTGACACGGGTCGTTCTTGATTACAGTTTACAGCGAAACAGTAAAGAGTGTTTGGGTCACTCCGCCGGCGTCGCGACGAGATGCTCTTCGAGGTCGCGCGTCCAGAACGTCGCGAGCCCACCCGGGCTACAGCGGGCGCACAGCTGTATCGGGCCTTCCAGGTGCCCCAGTTCGACCCGGAACCGGGTCAGTGCTGCGAGCGTGTCGACGACTAGTCCACAGCCGTCACAGGCGACGTGATCGCGCTCGTCGGGATCCGGCTCCGTCTGGATCGCGCAGTCGACGCAGATCGGGTGAGTGACCCGCTCGTCTTGCCCCCAGGTGTGGGCCTCGCCAGTCTCGGTACCGGGCGGGGCATCGCAGAACGCACAGCCGACGAGGGTCTGCTGCATCACTCGTCCTCCCCGTCGGCGTCGCGGCCGGCCGTCCAGCCACGGTGGTAGACGGCCAGCTGCGTCGTCGAGTCGAACGCGGCGCCGCTGGGTTCGTGAACCAGAACGCGGTTTTCAGGAACCGGAGTGACGACGTCCGCGTCGACGAGGTCGTTGACCAGGCGCTGGGCCGTCGGGTCGTCGACGTCCGCCGTGTCGACGCTGGTGGCGTCGCGGTCCTGGGCAAGCTGTTCCTTCTCGAATCGTTCGTAGTCGCGACTCGTGTCGTCGTGCGGATCGGGACCAGGCATGGTGATCACGCAGCACTCATGGTCGCGCGCTGCACGCCTCCCGGCGCCGATAAACAGCAAGAGTGGCCAGCGTCAGTCAGGTCGCGGATCGCGATAGCCGATGACGGCGACGTCGTCGATGAACAGGACGCCCTTCATGAAGTCGAGCTTGGTCAGGCTGTGCTGGTAGAGATTATGCCGGCCAAGGTAGTTCACCGGCACCACCAGAGAGCCGAACTCGATCTTCGGCCGGCGGTCCTTCTGGGTGCGGTGCCCCTTCTGGAACTTGAGGAGGTCGTCGCTGACGTTCTTCCGCTCGCTTTTCTCGACCTCGATGGCGATGCGGGCGTCGGCGTCGTAGAGGTCGACGCTGTAGTTAAACCCCTGATGCGACCAGAGCTTGCAGTTCGGGTTGTAGCCGCCGGCGGCGTCCCCTTCGTACTCGTACTGCGAGAGCCCGTCGGCGATCGCGGTATCGAAGCCGCCGACCTCTGTGTGCTTCGTCGAGCCGTCGAAGACGCTTGCTGGGACGGCCTCGACGGCCGACCGAATCGACGCCAGCGCATCATCCGGAAACGCCTCGGACGAGGTTTGGGTACGGCGCTCGCTCAGTTTGGTGACCTCCTCGACGACGACCATACTCACTCTCGACGAACAGTGGCCCGATAAAACCCGTCGCGACGGCCGTTCGAGCCCACCGGCCGCAAGGATTCACTCACTCGAGGAGGCGGGCGGTGGGTGGGGGCGAGGGAGTGGATCCAGCCCCAGCGTTAACCAACACTGTGTCGGTATCGATTCGGAATGTTGGTTAAGACTATCCGCTACGGCGTTCGGAGCTCTCGAACTGGCTTCACGACGAAGGTGTCTGGCTCGCTGGTTGCTCCTTCACCTAATCGCTCCGCCGCCGTCGACGCCGACCGCGAGAGCTGGGTGATGAGCTCGTCGCGAACGGTTCGTCGAGGGATGGTGGTCTCCTGCCAGCCCAGCCGGTCGTCGAAGTGCCGCTTCTGGAACTGCTCGCCGACGTCGTCGGCGGCGACGTACTGCGTCCGCGTCGACCGCCCGACCTGTCGGGAGATGAAGACGGCGCCCACGGTCTCGTGCGTGAGTTCGACGAGAGAACACTCCACGAGCGCGACGACAGACGCGTGATCCCGGTCGGTCGGAACCGTCATCTCGAGGTCCGCCCACGGCGCCTGACCGTCGGGGGTACTTGCTGCGTGATCCGCTGCTCGTTCCCTGCTGCGTTGTTCCGAAGCCATCGTCTATCGGGGGCACGTGATGCGCCCCGCTACCCCCTCGTGGGGGCGATAGACCCCACCGAAACGCACCCCGTCAAACTATGCGCTAATTCTGATACGTCCGTAGTTCCGCTACCTCTGTGATGGGCCCCTCGGCCTGAGAGAGCCGGCGGCCTTCGCACACTGCATATCGCCTCTTTCTTTGGACGAAAACCGCGATATGCAAGACAATATGACGCCCTCAAATCGGAGAAGAACTCCGTCGGGCCGATTTGAGGCGGTAGAAAATACCTCGACGAGTTCCGGAGTAATGCCGTAATCTCAAAAATTGCTCGACAGCAGGGTAACGAAGGTGATTACGGCCGTATCTGGATAACTTGGAACCGTTGCTTCACCTGGACTGAACCTCTCAAGACCCTCCGACTCGGCACTTCGAATTGTGGAATATCCCCGATTTCCTCGATTTCGGCCGTGTTAGACGCTGACAATTGCTCGACGGGGTTATAGTGGATCTGTTTCTACTACCTAGGAAATTCTTATAATTCATCTGTTTTGATGGGTTTCAGCTGACGTGCTGAACACGGGGCGCGTACCTTGCTTGATGTTCCATCTGATTGTCGCTGGATAGACGGCTGTGCAAATACTTACAGTTAATAAACCTCGAGAACCACTCCCTGGAAAATGGCGGAATTATTTATATTCACACTTTTCGCCACCATTGTCGCCATCTACAGCGTTCTACCGCGTTATCGACAGCTCCGAGTTACCTATACACTCTGGAACAAACCTTTTGCAGCCCTTCTCACAGCTCTCGGACTGACCGTTCTAGCGAGCTACGCCGGAAGCATCTACTTACAGAACACCGACAAAACCACACTTTGGAGCCTGACTACCTCTTACACACAATCCCCTATCGAAATCACTGCTCTCGAAATCGAATTCATCCAGTTAGCTGCGGCAATCACGATCATGGGCATATTCCTCGGAGTCTTCCTAAGCAAAAGCGTGCGTATTCGCAACGAACAAATGCTCTTATCCACACTTCGAGACCTCTACAACCGGGACGAATACGCTACGCTCGTGGAAGTGCTTCGGGACAACTATACACCCCTTATCGACCACCCGAAGAAACCCACTCCACCGAGTGAACAACAATGGCGAGACATCGATATTACAGTCACACACACCCTTATCGAGACTGAAGAAGAAGCAGAAGAACTCGATGACTCTTCGCCTTTGATCAAATATGTAGAGGAAGATAACGCAGAGCAAACTGCTCGTGAGCGTGTGCGAGACAGCTTTGAACTGAAGCGTCGGCAAGCAACATACTACCTCACAGCGCTACGGTACCGGCTTGCAGACTCGGCAGAAGGCGCCTCCAGTTACACAGAAACTCTGCTGTTGGACCCTGAATTCGGCGCTAAACACCCAATTCTTGACCCTGGGCTCGGGATTGACATCATCTTAGACACCGACCTCGACGGGTTTCGGCGTCGAGACGTTACGCACCAGTACCTCACAACGCTCCTTCGAGAAGAAAACAGCTTGCTGTATCAAGAAATCTCGAATAATATGTCGATGGACGGGATCTACCGATATCGAGTTGATCCCGATAATCGGTTGTTGCATGCGTTGTTCTCGGATTGCTCTCGTGCTGAGGAATTAGATGCGTACAAGCCGGTCGGGGATACGGCCAAAGAGATGCTGCGCGATCAGGGAACGAAGGACTACGATAAGTACAACGCTCAGCGGTTGACATCCGTGAATCGCTCGAAGGACTACGTGTTTAACGACCCGCTCTTCATCGCCATCAGTTTCTTTGATATTATGGTGCGTGAGGCGTTCTACCAGCGAATTGACTGGCATATGTGGTTGTATTATTACGAATCGATGACGCGCCTAATGTGCGAGAACTACGAGAATACGGAGGAAACTGATCCAGATAGCGAATGGCCGAACGACTACTCCCGATTAATGTATGAGATGATCAGTAACATGGGAGATTTACTCCGGATTATGGAGCGGCTGGTTAAAAACGACGAGTATGATGTGAAGGATGAGGATGGTGACTTTGACG contains the following coding sequences:
- a CDS encoding DUF7558 family protein, which translates into the protein MQQTLVGCAFCDAPPGTETGEAHTWGQDERVTHPICVDCAIQTEPDPDERDHVACDGCGLVVDTLAALTRFRVELGHLEGPIQLCARCSPGGLATFWTRDLEEHLVATPAE